The following are encoded in a window of Rubellicoccus peritrichatus genomic DNA:
- a CDS encoding PD-(D/E)XK nuclease family protein: MKSGHHCFIEFDAAWKAVIRPWFESQREDAWRQVRPVVVTCPNAAFVAALKQRLAEENIPAFGIHFTSPGTLRRMLNGAFEQKNKVALREDLHLLARVAAESDPDLPLWKSVAAEPSSFIRAFDALDGGGWSADGLADQAARRLAEEIANKLGDCGLMTVRQADRSFGNNTGTRVISNWMALGFSSGDWPEFQLLKAAYKSSEHSMLCFRAEGERPAPASWTGSWEEIAGPVEDYLGTEAERHYTQLADDFASHSTASRNAVTFHIAHHLETEATFIVREIKQHLLKKDIKRIAVVLPRRFTTLGREVALKLAEAEIPHHDQAGHRPAQSAKQSLFSKWIHLQQTQRLSPFLDFSNALTSQGLGNISEVQSAKRHLVNAFQNAQTEQLNVLSALVDKPLKPVMDWPLLPADASFAEFSEVIAPQLERIGWPEDQNALLERIESLAEGLAEQSISRNIFLKWLTEVADIPGRSRAESGRQPFAPVQILTLDEASGQDWDCVILAGMTHGEWPPESPESAFLTEARIRELNRRALKTGSQGEGQEVVANDRTLIPGAVDDATRREELLTTLVASTRKQVIATVSLRDPMEPSMSRGASEWIVRLIAADRDTWPNAETLEGWAVATETAFKSQTPYRTTISFSEIQRVNKSRSDSTKPFDAYSFGFESPPEGGLVLSASQWENIFNRPATVWYQSVLMARPPEDFASDESSAVMARGTWTHAWLNPTSSGEWRAKPSLKEWTQQIEKRANTLRAEVAEAFSVAERALPAWWLSDWSIARRMALDLAAALVNEATLPSVTGEYTLPNNDFNLVPGILKMPLRGRIDLLLSDRSNQTNPCYQIVDFKTGSHQPLSITRLAKGEGIQAALYALAIRSIEGASVSATILKPGDTFTEQITDEDAIGLSRLWAGIATIHQKGQLGDLKAADANYGFAPQRPLAEIAVPKRILDAKWRLTHPDLVEESNT, from the coding sequence ATGAAGAGCGGCCATCACTGCTTTATTGAATTTGATGCAGCCTGGAAGGCTGTCATTCGTCCATGGTTTGAATCACAACGTGAAGACGCATGGCGACAAGTCCGGCCAGTTGTTGTCACTTGTCCCAATGCCGCCTTTGTCGCCGCACTGAAACAACGTCTGGCCGAAGAAAATATTCCTGCATTCGGGATCCACTTCACATCCCCGGGAACGCTCCGTCGAATGCTTAACGGAGCCTTTGAACAAAAAAACAAAGTGGCACTCCGTGAGGACCTCCATCTGCTTGCGCGTGTTGCCGCGGAGTCTGATCCCGATCTGCCTCTGTGGAAAAGTGTTGCCGCAGAACCTTCCTCTTTCATTCGTGCATTTGACGCTCTGGACGGTGGTGGCTGGAGTGCGGATGGACTGGCAGATCAAGCCGCACGAAGACTGGCAGAAGAAATTGCCAACAAACTGGGTGACTGTGGTTTGATGACGGTTCGGCAAGCCGATCGAAGCTTTGGCAACAATACCGGAACAAGAGTTATTTCAAATTGGATGGCTTTGGGTTTTTCTTCCGGGGACTGGCCGGAATTCCAATTGCTCAAGGCTGCCTATAAAAGCTCGGAGCATTCCATGCTTTGTTTTCGAGCCGAGGGTGAGCGCCCTGCCCCGGCATCATGGACCGGATCGTGGGAGGAAATTGCAGGTCCGGTCGAAGACTATCTTGGGACGGAAGCAGAACGCCATTACACACAGCTTGCAGACGACTTCGCCAGCCATAGCACGGCAAGTCGCAATGCAGTCACGTTTCACATCGCTCATCATCTTGAAACCGAGGCGACTTTTATTGTCCGTGAAATAAAACAACATTTATTGAAAAAGGATATAAAGCGAATCGCGGTCGTATTGCCACGACGCTTCACAACACTGGGCCGTGAGGTTGCGCTAAAGCTGGCCGAAGCAGAAATACCCCATCATGACCAGGCAGGTCACCGTCCTGCCCAAAGCGCAAAGCAATCACTTTTCAGCAAGTGGATTCATTTACAGCAAACCCAACGCCTCAGTCCCTTCCTTGATTTCAGCAACGCACTGACCTCACAAGGACTTGGTAATATCAGCGAAGTCCAATCTGCCAAACGACATCTGGTTAATGCATTTCAGAATGCGCAGACAGAGCAGCTGAATGTCCTTTCCGCACTCGTTGATAAACCATTGAAGCCGGTAATGGATTGGCCACTCCTACCGGCTGACGCAAGCTTTGCAGAGTTCTCAGAAGTTATAGCTCCGCAGCTCGAACGTATCGGATGGCCTGAAGACCAGAACGCTCTCCTCGAGCGTATTGAAAGTCTGGCCGAAGGGCTTGCTGAACAATCCATCTCACGAAACATCTTTCTAAAATGGCTGACTGAAGTCGCTGACATCCCAGGTCGATCACGTGCTGAATCGGGGCGACAACCTTTCGCACCCGTGCAAATCCTGACGCTGGACGAAGCATCGGGACAGGATTGGGATTGTGTCATTCTCGCCGGAATGACTCACGGAGAATGGCCTCCCGAGTCACCGGAATCGGCTTTTCTAACCGAAGCCCGCATCCGTGAATTGAATCGACGCGCCTTGAAAACAGGAAGCCAAGGTGAAGGCCAGGAGGTTGTTGCAAATGATCGAACCTTGATACCAGGAGCGGTCGATGATGCCACACGACGCGAAGAGTTGCTAACCACTCTCGTCGCATCGACACGCAAACAAGTCATCGCCACAGTCTCCCTAAGAGATCCTATGGAACCATCCATGAGCCGTGGCGCAAGTGAATGGATTGTGCGATTGATTGCAGCAGACCGTGATACATGGCCCAATGCAGAGACATTGGAAGGCTGGGCAGTGGCAACGGAAACAGCTTTCAAATCTCAAACACCATACAGAACGACAATTTCATTTTCTGAGATACAACGTGTGAATAAAAGTCGATCCGATTCGACCAAACCATTCGATGCATATTCGTTCGGCTTCGAATCACCACCGGAAGGAGGGCTTGTTCTATCAGCGAGCCAATGGGAAAATATTTTCAACCGTCCGGCAACCGTATGGTATCAATCAGTTCTCATGGCACGTCCTCCAGAAGACTTCGCGAGCGATGAATCATCCGCAGTCATGGCACGCGGGACTTGGACCCATGCCTGGCTCAATCCAACGAGCTCAGGAGAATGGCGCGCGAAACCTTCTCTAAAAGAATGGACTCAGCAAATTGAGAAACGTGCCAACACACTTCGAGCCGAAGTGGCTGAAGCCTTCTCTGTCGCTGAAAGAGCATTACCCGCCTGGTGGCTCAGCGACTGGTCAATCGCGCGACGCATGGCTCTTGATCTTGCGGCAGCACTTGTCAACGAAGCAACACTTCCATCTGTCACAGGAGAATATACCTTACCAAATAATGACTTCAACCTAGTCCCTGGCATTTTAAAAATGCCACTCCGTGGCCGGATCGATTTGCTTTTATCAGATCGATCAAATCAAACTAACCCCTGCTATCAAATCGTCGATTTTAAAACCGGCAGTCATCAACCCCTTTCAATCACCAGGCTCGCAAAAGGAGAAGGCATTCAAGCCGCACTTTATGCCCTTGCTATTCGCTCGATCGAAGGCGCAAGCGTCTCAGCTACAATCCTGAAACCAGGCGATACTTTCACAGAACAAATCACAGATGAAGACGCCATCGGACTTTCACGACTCTGGGCAGGCATCGCAACCATCCATCAAAAAGGGCAACTGGGTGACCTAAAAGCAGCCGACGCAAATTACGGATTTGCCCCACAACGACCACTCGCCGAAATAGCCGTCCCCAAACGTATCCTCGACGCCAAGTGGCGCCTGACTCATCCGGATTTAGTGGAGGAAAGCAACACATGA
- a CDS encoding UvrD-helicase domain-containing protein gives MSHHEPLPDQAERDRFQNELERNFSVIAPAGVGKTTAIVERIGHIAETDDFREHPILPKLVLVTYTKKAAAEMRDRARQKIVGTGPNTAERLAGFNSAFFGTIHSFCLELLRRWGFHLGLSPELELVEDDKTLWLEFLRDEGDILTDLPPEVQKTLSKHVNLRALSDLARHAEAGLKHTVAELGPVPKVDISALLSYEAKRKNALKSITETQARLRSWVEVIKADEGWAGIPIIDKGGKEFVALGREVFSELRDWLGEAAAMAVEALANRYRQFRIERGQVRFDDMISLAQELLTIPAACNAIRAQGYRLILDEAQDTDPVQFDVLLSVAQSTVDTKQWKESFPEAGRFCMVGDPQQSIYADRADIHTYLRVDETLRQSKGGEAAEFTVTMRCDKAVVDWVNTATPAALNGSDRQVSFVPLHERPWAGDGDVSVIRLTPEMPPNPRKSTETIRDEAKTIAEWLSHASPSDFGATDWSKVALLCPRKSQLAALAEALEHFDIPVQNHSRNDTRGDDPAIAWVTALIVIFAEPDNVFEIAGVLREIFALSDESIAQYVRKHYHAGEQHPLNLGSKISDSGPVSKALKQLDETRKAALDLPLRSALHRTIEKLQLSERIQSLPNGNIEGLESLVAEATTQEEAGSSLSEWAIVLKMRFTSNAGEANPEPGKIQLLTCQKAKGLQWGTVILPFFFSKISPPRKSYPASYTLPNGRTQIAIDKEHLITDAEDSVKQRTIHSLERLLYVAMTRSQQRLIIIDDEAYFPKGSDSFAEHLRITDSGPNRKAWESLTTFIPEEQAIISEKAAEENKPIDLPPKEAPLNLSSIEFIKRTLPSSLANHDAGHYHDRNERDRLAEPDYPEVSRGGPGGADYGNWWHDAMEVLPWEQPMAEWKAFLNERLSICPFPERGQSEIDCFIESEIAQKLSQAEVVRTEIPIVWRANESTVYDGSIDLAAMTSKGKWLLVDWKTDRVGNDPAAELLASYGPQLAAYRDAVTGIFATPEAMLYSTRTGICAVLSE, from the coding sequence ATGAGCCATCACGAGCCATTACCCGACCAGGCGGAACGAGATCGCTTTCAAAACGAGCTTGAGCGCAACTTTTCGGTCATTGCCCCGGCGGGGGTTGGAAAAACTACGGCCATTGTTGAGCGCATTGGTCATATTGCTGAAACAGATGACTTTCGAGAGCATCCCATCCTGCCAAAACTGGTACTCGTTACCTACACAAAGAAGGCCGCTGCTGAAATGCGTGATCGAGCGCGCCAGAAAATCGTGGGCACTGGCCCCAATACAGCCGAGCGATTGGCTGGTTTCAATTCGGCATTCTTTGGAACGATCCATAGCTTTTGTCTGGAACTACTCCGGCGTTGGGGCTTTCACCTCGGCCTTTCTCCGGAACTTGAGTTGGTTGAGGATGATAAAACGCTCTGGCTTGAGTTTCTTCGCGACGAAGGAGATATACTCACCGACTTGCCACCCGAAGTTCAAAAAACACTTTCAAAGCATGTTAACCTGCGGGCCTTATCCGACCTCGCACGACATGCTGAGGCCGGACTAAAGCATACCGTAGCGGAACTCGGCCCTGTTCCCAAAGTTGATATAAGCGCATTGCTTTCTTATGAGGCAAAACGTAAAAACGCCCTAAAGAGTATCACCGAAACTCAAGCAAGACTTCGGAGCTGGGTGGAGGTCATCAAAGCCGATGAAGGCTGGGCCGGCATCCCCATAATCGATAAAGGTGGTAAAGAGTTTGTCGCATTAGGACGGGAAGTTTTTTCAGAATTGCGTGACTGGCTGGGAGAAGCAGCCGCCATGGCCGTAGAAGCGCTTGCCAATCGTTACCGTCAATTCCGCATTGAACGCGGGCAAGTCCGATTCGACGATATGATTTCATTAGCTCAGGAGCTGTTAACTATCCCTGCGGCATGCAATGCGATACGTGCCCAAGGTTATCGGTTAATTCTCGACGAAGCACAGGACACCGATCCGGTTCAGTTCGATGTACTCCTATCCGTGGCACAATCCACTGTTGATACAAAGCAATGGAAAGAATCATTCCCGGAAGCTGGACGGTTTTGCATGGTAGGCGATCCACAGCAGTCGATCTATGCGGACCGGGCTGACATCCACACTTACTTACGTGTCGATGAGACTCTTAGACAATCCAAGGGCGGAGAGGCGGCTGAATTTACGGTGACGATGCGTTGTGATAAAGCGGTCGTCGACTGGGTCAATACGGCCACTCCGGCAGCCTTGAATGGCAGTGATCGCCAAGTGAGTTTTGTTCCACTTCACGAGCGACCCTGGGCAGGCGACGGCGATGTATCTGTCATCCGCCTGACACCGGAAATGCCACCGAATCCACGCAAATCAACAGAGACGATACGGGATGAAGCCAAAACAATTGCCGAATGGCTCTCCCATGCTTCACCTTCAGATTTTGGCGCCACTGACTGGTCAAAAGTCGCCCTCCTCTGCCCGCGTAAAAGCCAACTCGCGGCCTTGGCCGAAGCACTTGAGCATTTTGATATTCCCGTTCAAAATCATTCACGCAATGACACGCGAGGTGACGATCCAGCCATTGCCTGGGTCACGGCATTGATCGTTATTTTTGCAGAGCCCGACAACGTCTTCGAAATAGCTGGCGTCCTTCGTGAGATCTTTGCACTCAGCGATGAATCCATCGCACAGTATGTTAGAAAGCACTACCATGCAGGCGAGCAACACCCACTCAATCTGGGCTCAAAGATTAGCGATTCAGGCCCAGTCAGCAAAGCACTGAAGCAGCTCGATGAGACACGAAAAGCAGCCCTTGACCTACCTCTACGGTCAGCACTACACAGAACAATTGAAAAGCTGCAGCTATCCGAACGCATCCAGTCCTTGCCAAACGGCAATATTGAAGGCCTTGAATCTCTAGTCGCAGAGGCTACTACTCAGGAAGAAGCTGGTTCATCGCTGAGCGAATGGGCGATAGTATTGAAAATGCGATTCACATCGAATGCTGGAGAGGCCAACCCTGAACCAGGAAAGATTCAACTGCTCACTTGCCAGAAGGCAAAAGGGCTACAATGGGGCACTGTAATCCTGCCCTTCTTCTTCTCAAAAATATCACCGCCCAGAAAAAGTTACCCTGCGTCTTACACCTTACCAAATGGACGTACTCAGATTGCTATCGACAAGGAGCATCTAATTACTGATGCCGAAGACTCAGTCAAGCAGCGCACCATTCATTCGCTTGAACGCTTACTCTACGTTGCGATGACCAGGTCGCAACAACGCTTGATCATCATCGACGATGAAGCTTATTTCCCAAAAGGATCTGACTCTTTTGCCGAACATCTCCGGATCACTGACAGTGGCCCAAATCGCAAAGCATGGGAATCGCTCACTACTTTTATCCCAGAGGAGCAGGCAATTATATCGGAAAAGGCAGCCGAGGAAAACAAACCAATTGACCTACCTCCGAAAGAAGCGCCACTCAACCTATCCAGCATTGAGTTTATAAAGCGCACGCTACCGAGCTCACTAGCAAATCATGATGCAGGACACTATCATGACCGGAACGAACGTGACCGCCTGGCTGAACCCGACTATCCTGAGGTTTCTCGTGGTGGTCCTGGTGGAGCTGATTACGGAAACTGGTGGCATGATGCCATGGAAGTGCTGCCATGGGAGCAACCAATGGCCGAATGGAAAGCATTTCTCAATGAACGACTCTCGATTTGTCCGTTTCCTGAGCGAGGCCAAAGTGAAATTGATTGCTTCATTGAAAGCGAAATAGCCCAAAAACTCTCACAAGCAGAAGTGGTTCGAACCGAAATTCCAATCGTCTGGCGGGCCAACGAAAGCACAGTCTACGATGGATCCATCGACCTCGCAGCAATGACAAGTAAAGGAAAATGGTTGTTAGTGGATTGGAAGACAGACCGCGTCGGTAACGATCCGGCAGCGGAGTTGCTGGCCAGCTATGGCCCACAACTTGCAGCTTACCGCGATGCAGTAACTGGTATTTTTGCCACCCCTGAAGCAATGCTTTACAGCACTCGGACTGGCATCTGTGCAGTCCTGTCAGAATAA
- a CDS encoding DUF4838 domain-containing protein, which produces MKYITALVLTLACCGASYAAIINVDDPTPLSLAGNVTSQSFEQELGNYTASQFNADSGTLLTNFDASAFSVGDTLGSVLYTQALSGVDFRINCNLSGGFGRIITNGSTFVSSSPNALVWGNGNGAVILFPEFVSGAVVSAPIYGVGFTITRLQTTAKVRLYSDIDGNNQISSTTVFDANNLGSGYSFYGYAGDTVIRRVEVEVASNHFGIDDLIVTQTSIPKSSYVVPQTRDVDIILPSSPNDTESFAASELKHYLELIRGATVTINGSVSGAYPIYLGDTSASDKWRDQLTDPLPETADEVFVVEVTSAETVLAGGGDRGILYAAYAFLEDLGCRWLEPVSEVVPDSPDLTLPVSERVERPAMTIRHIGTSGQLPDPANRAPNEIKLTVDWMVKNRLNFSYSLRPQILYQLMTGDDRFLWQDRGGMVHWQHIVHNFEYIVPNDTYFDTNPEYYALYKGQRVPLGAGQGNLALTNPSVRTIASNFVTDWFNANSDGRVVPLVPPDGDIKWDESPAAMALGGENFVPGPLGSMTRRMVEFSTAVANQVVTSHPDRFILNLAYSNYVEPYPGVSLPGNVIAQVSHGYAGQGSIVHSIYSDLNQDARDIFESWADSGAGGIGIWDYFILHVPTNAGSAKTPLGFARLARDMVGYLEGLTPDYKVYFTQAGNEHWQYNAFLYWAVAQLAWNPDATVNELIETWTKAAFGSAWSHAYDYLTALETAYDNDNWSVSLWREVNVPSSLIFTESFVQTAQSQLAALDAGLSAGNTVGQGLYTDMQASLDFVEEAVVPQWVFGGTGDWLINRGANDYEINTGGPATVDSSWLQDMANGDAKTLRHLTYRSDKRTESIVWLENTEVKIGILPGIGGRIIRMIDLSSGDNLLYEPLTSRLADTGNAYFRYGGYEEYTGDDFASPGWEVPLALESSDPDNVTVGGVVDGVDITRTYTLQDGTASKLIISTTLENVSTQARQTRIRVHPEFKLDEALDRTYLVVENQNNGFDVSNLALSGSTISTSASTWGVYSPANAVVILNEFNTNEVDQLHLHLDHTYQSFNLELFGDSVLLQPGQSLTLQHEYRIYTGTNATSLFPGVAIPADLRANWVVTEAPGATGDGVSGEAVYRNTESPIVLQGSLPHDIGLEGTIECSFKMDALADGVLFSFGNKSPDWMIAQISAGNLYFYRIRGDSPYDDPDEGWAKLQVDVSSIIQPGVWHDLKIAWDGTGGTGAGRMFVSIDGQILDDRSNLTVRSAVNSRNFVIGSNILAFNSGKFPGLIDQVRIYDTLVPNSGGSSPTPLVKLDKKP; this is translated from the coding sequence ATGAAATATATAACTGCCCTTGTATTGACCCTGGCTTGCTGCGGCGCCTCATATGCCGCTATCATAAATGTTGATGATCCTACACCCTTATCCCTTGCGGGCAATGTTACCTCGCAAAGCTTTGAACAGGAACTAGGTAACTACACCGCCAGCCAGTTCAATGCTGACTCAGGAACGCTTTTGACGAATTTTGACGCTTCAGCCTTTTCGGTTGGAGATACATTGGGTTCGGTTCTTTATACCCAAGCGCTTTCGGGAGTTGATTTTCGAATCAATTGCAATCTTTCCGGTGGATTTGGTAGAATTATTACCAATGGATCTACCTTTGTTAGCAGTAGTCCCAATGCTTTGGTTTGGGGCAATGGAAACGGTGCTGTAATTCTATTTCCCGAGTTTGTCAGCGGTGCCGTTGTCAGTGCTCCGATCTATGGAGTCGGATTTACTATTACCCGTCTTCAGACGACTGCAAAAGTCCGGCTTTACAGTGATATTGACGGGAATAATCAGATCAGTTCCACAACCGTTTTTGATGCAAACAATCTGGGTAGCGGGTATTCGTTTTACGGATATGCGGGTGATACCGTGATTCGGCGAGTTGAAGTCGAAGTTGCGAGTAATCACTTTGGCATCGACGATTTGATTGTTACGCAAACTTCTATTCCGAAGTCATCTTATGTTGTGCCGCAAACCAGAGATGTGGATATTATTCTTCCATCATCTCCTAATGATACGGAATCATTTGCTGCGTCCGAATTGAAGCATTATCTGGAGCTAATACGTGGTGCAACAGTTACAATCAACGGTTCTGTTTCAGGAGCTTACCCAATCTATCTAGGAGACACGAGTGCCTCTGATAAATGGCGTGACCAATTGACGGATCCACTGCCGGAAACAGCAGACGAAGTTTTTGTCGTGGAAGTGACCAGTGCCGAGACGGTTCTCGCTGGTGGTGGTGATCGAGGGATACTCTATGCGGCCTATGCTTTTCTCGAGGACCTTGGTTGTCGATGGCTTGAGCCTGTCAGTGAAGTTGTTCCGGATTCTCCTGATCTAACCCTGCCCGTTAGTGAGCGGGTCGAACGTCCCGCTATGACCATTCGTCACATCGGGACATCGGGACAATTACCTGATCCAGCCAACAGAGCACCGAATGAGATCAAACTGACTGTCGACTGGATGGTGAAGAACCGGCTTAACTTTAGCTACTCTTTGAGGCCGCAAATCCTCTATCAATTGATGACTGGAGACGATCGGTTTTTATGGCAAGACCGTGGAGGTATGGTTCATTGGCAACATATCGTTCATAACTTTGAGTACATTGTTCCGAATGACACTTATTTCGATACAAACCCGGAATACTATGCACTCTATAAGGGACAGCGCGTTCCACTCGGAGCAGGGCAGGGGAATCTTGCACTGACCAATCCGTCGGTACGAACCATTGCATCGAATTTTGTTACGGACTGGTTCAATGCGAACTCTGATGGTCGGGTTGTCCCGCTTGTTCCGCCGGACGGCGATATCAAATGGGATGAATCACCTGCAGCAATGGCACTCGGAGGCGAGAATTTTGTTCCAGGCCCATTGGGCAGCATGACGCGTCGTATGGTTGAGTTTTCCACCGCTGTCGCCAATCAGGTAGTGACGAGTCACCCTGATCGTTTTATCCTTAACCTTGCTTACTCCAACTATGTCGAGCCGTATCCCGGTGTTAGTTTACCGGGTAATGTCATCGCTCAAGTTTCTCACGGATACGCTGGGCAGGGTTCGATTGTTCATTCCATCTATAGCGATTTAAATCAGGATGCGCGCGATATTTTTGAATCCTGGGCAGACTCTGGCGCCGGTGGTATTGGTATTTGGGATTACTTTATTTTACATGTACCAACAAATGCAGGTTCAGCCAAAACACCTCTTGGTTTTGCTCGCTTGGCCCGTGATATGGTTGGCTATCTCGAGGGGCTTACTCCGGATTATAAAGTTTATTTTACCCAGGCGGGGAATGAGCACTGGCAGTACAATGCTTTTCTTTATTGGGCTGTTGCGCAACTTGCATGGAACCCGGATGCCACTGTGAACGAATTGATTGAAACCTGGACCAAAGCAGCGTTTGGATCTGCCTGGTCGCACGCTTACGATTACCTTACAGCGCTTGAAACAGCATACGATAATGATAACTGGAGTGTGTCTTTATGGCGCGAAGTCAATGTGCCTTCGTCATTGATTTTTACTGAGTCGTTTGTGCAGACAGCACAGTCGCAATTGGCTGCATTGGACGCAGGTCTGTCAGCTGGTAATACAGTTGGCCAGGGACTGTACACCGATATGCAAGCTTCACTTGATTTTGTGGAAGAGGCTGTTGTCCCTCAGTGGGTTTTTGGTGGAACAGGTGATTGGCTTATTAATCGTGGCGCAAATGATTACGAGATCAATACGGGAGGTCCGGCTACGGTTGATTCCTCTTGGCTCCAGGATATGGCAAATGGCGATGCAAAGACTTTGAGGCATTTGACATATCGATCGGATAAGCGGACTGAGTCGATTGTCTGGTTGGAAAATACTGAAGTAAAAATCGGAATTCTACCAGGAATTGGAGGACGTATTATTCGCATGATTGATCTCAGTTCCGGTGACAATCTGCTTTATGAACCTTTGACGAGTCGTCTTGCCGACACAGGTAATGCATACTTCCGCTATGGTGGCTACGAGGAATATACTGGTGACGATTTTGCTTCGCCCGGTTGGGAGGTGCCTCTGGCTCTTGAATCATCTGATCCCGATAATGTAACTGTTGGCGGTGTCGTTGATGGAGTTGACATTACCCGTACCTACACTTTGCAGGATGGGACCGCGTCTAAGCTCATCATTAGCACGACTTTGGAGAACGTATCGACACAAGCCCGCCAGACTCGTATTCGTGTTCATCCGGAGTTCAAACTCGATGAGGCGCTGGATCGGACATACTTGGTTGTTGAAAATCAAAATAATGGTTTCGATGTCTCAAACCTTGCTCTCAGCGGTAGCACGATCAGCACAAGCGCATCGACGTGGGGCGTTTATTCTCCAGCCAACGCAGTGGTGATTTTGAATGAATTCAATACGAATGAAGTCGATCAACTTCACCTTCATTTAGATCATACCTACCAGAGTTTTAATCTGGAGCTCTTTGGGGACTCGGTTCTGCTTCAGCCTGGTCAATCTCTAACGCTTCAGCATGAATATCGTATTTATACCGGAACCAATGCCACTTCACTCTTTCCTGGGGTAGCAATTCCAGCAGACCTGAGAGCAAACTGGGTTGTCACAGAAGCACCCGGGGCAACAGGCGATGGTGTCTCGGGAGAGGCCGTTTACCGCAATACCGAATCACCGATTGTGCTTCAAGGGAGCTTGCCTCATGATATCGGCCTGGAGGGGACTATTGAGTGCTCATTCAAAATGGACGCACTGGCTGATGGTGTGCTTTTTAGTTTTGGCAATAAAAGTCCTGATTGGATGATTGCGCAAATTAGCGCTGGTAACCTCTACTTTTATCGTATTCGGGGTGATTCACCTTACGATGATCCTGACGAAGGCTGGGCCAAGCTGCAGGTAGATGTCAGCAGCATCATTCAGCCGGGAGTATGGCATGATCTTAAAATCGCCTGGGATGGCACTGGAGGCACTGGTGCGGGGCGCATGTTTGTCTCAATCGATGGCCAAATACTTGATGATCGCAGTAATTTGACCGTCAGATCAGCTGTAAATTCACGGAATTTCGTCATCGGCAGCAATATTTTGGCCTTTAATAGTGGGAAATTTCCCGGATTGATAGATCAGGTGAGAATTTACGACACGCTTGTTCCGAATAGTGGAGGAAGTAGCCCTACTCCGCTGGTTAAGCTGGATAAGAAGCCCTAA